The Bdellovibrio sp. GT3 genome contains the following window.
CTGCTTTTTGGTAAGTCTGGTGTTCAGCTGGATTTATCCATTGCAGCTGTGGGGTTTTGCCCAATTGTTGATGAACTATGTGGCGCAACAGGGGATTCCCGCAAATCAATTGAACATTCACTATGGAGTGTTCCTGCGACAGTTGTCCTATTTAAATTTGATTTTGATTTTCGTGGTGCCGGCTTTGACCATGAAGCTGTTTGCTGAAGAAAAAAAGATGCGCACCTTTGATTTGCTTTTAACTTCGCCAGTGACCTCGACACAGATTGTGGTCGGTAAATATCTGGCGGCTTTGGGTGCCGTTGGTGGGATTGTGCTTCTGGCACTGTCTTATCCTGTAGCGACGGCGACTTTGGCGAAAATCAACTGGGGTCCGTTGTTTGTGGCGTTCTTCGGA
Protein-coding sequences here:
- a CDS encoding ABC transporter permease; translated protein: MNGAWIILKKELKGFFFNPTYWIICFLVSLVFSWIYPLQLWGFAQLLMNYVAQQGIPANQLNIHYGVFLRQLSYLNLILIFVVPALTMKLFAEEKKMRTFDLLLTSPVTSTQIVVGKYLAALGAVGGIVLLALSYPVATATLAKINWGPLFVAFFGIFVVGSVYTAMNLFCSALTENSLVAYVMSVILNVSIWFVGIGAEVVDSEIARKIFEHVSLSTHLSTLVEGTIRTNGLVFFGSLILLFCFLSERVVESSRWR